The Paracoccus sp. MA DNA segment AGAAGTCGCGCGCCCCGGCCTTCCTGCTTACCCCACCTGCACCATGCGGTGCTTCTTCTTGCCGACCGAGACCTTCAGCCCGTCGCCGATCAGCGCCGCATCCACGGCAAGCTGGGGATCGGACACGGCCTCGTTGTTCAGCCGCAGCCCGCCCTCGGCGATCAGGCGCTTGGCCTCCTTGCCCGAGGCGGTGATGCCGGTCTGCGCCAGCAGTTGCACCACCGTCAGGCCCGAGGCCAGGGCATCGGCGCCGATGGTCACCACCTCCAGATCGCCGCCGGCGCCGCCCTGCTCGAAGACCTCGCGGGCGGTCGCCTCGGCCGAGGCGGCGGCTTCGGCGCCGTGCAGCAGCGTCGTGACCTCATTGGCGAGGATGATCTTGGCGGCGTTGATCTCGGAGCCGGAAAGCCGGCCGAGGCGGTCGCATTCCTCGACCGGAAGCTCGGTATAGAGCTTCAGGAAGCGGCCGACATCGGCGTCGGTGGTGTTGCGCCAGAACTGCCAGAACTCGTAGGGCGACAGCATGGCGCCGTTCAGCCAGACCGCGCCGCCGGCCGATTTGCCCATCTTGCGCCCGTCCGAGGTGGTCAGCAAGGGCGAGGTCAGGCCCCAGATCTCGGCATCCAGCACGCGGCGGGTCAGGTCGATGCCGTTGACGATATTGCCCCACTGGTCCGAGCCGCCCATCTGCAGCCGGCAGCCATAGCGCCGGTAAAGCTCGAGGAAGTCGTAGGCCTGCAGGATCATGTAGTTGAATTCGAGGAAGCTCAGCGACTGCTCGCGGTCCAGCCGCGACTTGACCGATTCGAAGCTGAGCATCCGGTTGACCGAGAAATGCCGGCCGATGTCGCGCAGGAAATCCAGGTAGTTCAGCCCGTCCAGCCATTCGGCATTGTTGAGCATCGTCGCGCGCCCTTCGCCATAGTCGAGGTAGCGGGCGAAGACCTGCTGCATGCCGTCGATATTCGCCTGGATCGCCTGCGGGGTCAGCAGCGGGCGTTCCTCGGACCGGAAGGACGGGTCGCCGACCTTGGTGGTGCCGCCGCCCATCAGCGTGATCGGGCGGTTGCCGGTCTTCTGGAACCAGCGCAGCATCATGATGTTCAGCAGGTGCCCGACATGCAGGCTGGCCGCCGTCGCGTCATAACCGATATATGCCGTCACCGGGCCGTCGATCAGGGCGTCGTCCAGCGCCTGCATGTCGGTGCAGTCCGCCAGATAGCCGCGTTCGATCATCACGTTCAGGAAATCGGATTTGGCACGGTAGGTCATGGGCTGTTCCTTTCGAATGGCGCGGATATACCGGGGGAAAGGCCGAAGGGAAAGCAGGATGATCCGGGCGCTGGGGATGATGTCGGGGACCTCGCTGGACGGGGTGGACGCGGCGATGATCGAGACGGACGGGCGGCACATCGCCGGCTTCGGCCGCAGCGCCTATCGCGCCTATTCCGGCAATGAATCGGGTCTGCTGCACGCGGCGCTGGGGCAATGGCCGGGCGGGCCCGACGTGGCCGAGGCGGCGGCGCTGTCCGTCGCCGCCCATGCCGCGCTGGCCGAAGGCTTCCCCGAGGCGGAGCTGGTCGGCTATCACGGCCAGACGCTGGCGCATGATCCCGGGGGATGGGGCACGCATCAGGCCGGCGACGGGGCGGCGCTGGCGCGGCGGCTGGACCGGCCGGTCGTCTGGGATTTCCGCTCCGAGGACGTGCGGCAGGGTGGCGAGGGTGCGCCGCTTGCGCCCTTCTTCCATTGGGCCTGCGCGGAATGGGCGATGGGGCAGGGGCTTCTGCCCCGCGCCCCGGTCGCCTTCCTGAACCTGGGCGGCGTGGGCAACCTGACCTTCGTGGATCCCGCCGCCGGCGTGCCCGAGGCGCCGGGGGCCTGCATCGCCTTCGACACCGGCCCGGCCAATGCGCCCGTGAACGACCTGATGCGCGCCCGGCGGGGGCTGGCACGGGACGAGGGCGGGCGGCTGGCCCTGCAGGGCCGCCCGGACGAGGCGGTCATCGCCCGCTTCCTGTGCCATCCGCATTTCGCCCGGCCGGTGCCGAAATCGCTGGACCGCGACGCCTTCCCGGCGCTGGCGGCCGAGGTGGCGGGCCTTTCCGATGCCGACGCGGCAGCGACGCTGACCCATGCAGCGGCGGCGGCGGTGGCGGCGGGGCTGGCGGCCCTGGACCGGGCGCCCGAACGGGTGCTGGTCTGCGGCGGCGGCCGGCACAACGCGGCGATGATGGCGGCGCTGGCGGCGCGCCTGCCGGCCCGCGTCGCGCCGGTCGAGGCGGCGGGGCTGGACGGCGACATGCTCGAAGCGCAGGCCTTCGGCTGGCTGGCGGTGCGGGTGCTGCGGGGGTTGCCGACCTCGGGGCCCGGCACCACCGGCGCGCCGGGGCCGGTCTGCGGCGGCCGGATCAGCCATCCGGCGCGGCGCTGAAGCCGGGCCGGATTCGCGGCAGGATCACGGGCGGATTTCCGCCTTGTGATTGTTTCGGCACCATTTCATGGGAACGATGCCGCGAATGCGGGCGTTGGGCGGACATATGGCGGTCTAGCGCCATCCGTAACAACGACAACCGGAAAGGACATCGTCCATGAAACCTCTTGTCATCGCCGCCGCCACCTTGGCGCTTGCCAGTCCCGTCTTTGCTCAGACCGAGACCACCCCGCCTGCCGAGATGCCGGCCGAGCAGGTCGAGGACGCCGCGACCGCGGCGGAAAGCGCCGCCGATCAGGCCGAGCAGGCCGCCGATCAGGCGGAGCAGGCTGCCGATCAGGCTGCCGAGGAAACCGGCGACGCCGCTGCCCAGGCCGCCGATGATGCGGCCCAGGCCGCCGATGCGGCCAGCGACGCCGCCAATGATGCGACCGGGGCTGCCGCGGAAACCGGAATGGCCCCGGATGCACCCGCCGGCGATGCGGTGCCCGAGGCGGCCGAGGGCGCGGCCGAGGATGCCGCCGGCGCCGCCGAGGATGCCGCCGATGCCGCAAGCGACGCTGCCGATGCCGCCGCGGACGCGGCCGCCGAGGCGCCGGTCACGCCGCCCGACGTCAACCCGCCGGCCATCTCGGAAGCCGAGCCGGGCGTGCTGTCGAGCTGGCTGACCAGCCGCCGGATCTGGACCACCAACGAGCCGTCGACCACCGAATGGGTCGATCCTGCGGTCGAGGAACGCCCGGCCGAATGGCAGGACATCGCCAAGGTGAACGACGTCGTGCTGGATGATTCGGGCCAGGTCGTCGGCTATGTCGCCGATATCGGCGGCTTCCTGGGCATCGGCGCCAAGAAGGTCCTGCTGGGCGTGGATGCCATCCATCTGGTGACCATCGGCAACGACACCTTCTTCGCCACCAACTACACCAAGGCCGAGCTGGAAGCCCTGCCGGATTTCGACGAGAAGACCGTGCGGAAATAAGCCTTGCGGCGGTTTTCCGGACGGAATGGGGGCGCCTTTCGGGGCGCCCCTGCATTTTTGCGCAAGAACGGCCTTGACGCCGCCCGGCCCCGTGCGTAAACCCCCTCGCACCCCGGACGGCGATCCGGGGAAGTGGTCTGCGCGGTTGTAGCTCAGTTGGTTAGAGTACCGGCCTGTCACGCCGGGGGTCGCGGGTTCGAGCCCCGTCAACCGCGCCACCACCACATTGCCTATCGCCGAAAAGATGCGCGGTTGTAGCTCAGTTGGTTAGAGTACCGGCCTGTCACGCCGGGGGTCGCGGGTTCGAGCCCCGTCAACCGCGCCATCTTTCCCCATGATCCCATGGCTTTGCAGCCGCGCTTCCGGCGCGGCTTTTTGGGCATTTGGCGAACGAAGAAGCCGGCTGGCGGTCCTGCCCGGGAGCGGCGCAAGGGGCTTTTCAAGCGGCCTCATTTCCCTATGCTGGCCCCCAATCACGACGGAGGACGCCATGGCACGCGGAATAGATTACGGCGGAATGATGCACCGGGCCATGCAGCGGCTGATCGCGGATGTGCTGCAGGCGGTCGCAAAAGAGGGGCTGCCCGGCGAGCATCATTTCTTCATCACCTTCGACACCCGCGATTCGGATGTCGAGATGGCCGACTGGCTGCGCGAGCGTTATCCCGAGGAGATGACCATCGTCATCCAGCACTGGTTCGAGAATCTTTCGGTCACGCCGGATGGCTTCCACATCACGCTGAACTTCGGCAACTCGCCCGAGCCGCTTTATATTCCCTTCGACGCGCTGCGCACCTTCGTGGACCCTTCGGTCGAATTCGGCCTGCGATTCGAGAACCACGAAGAGGATGAGGACGAGGACGAGGAGATCGAGGCAGAGCAGGAGGCCGAGCCCGACGGTCCGGATGAGGACGGGCCGAAGGGCGGCGCCGAGGTGGTCAGCCTGGACAAATGGCGCAAGTAAGACGCTGTTAGCGCATGGCATACCACGGCATGCCGATTGCGAATCCCTGCCATCGGGCCTAGAACCCCCACAACACCGTGAGGGAGCATGCCATGACCAAGACCACCCGCACCGAGACCGACAGCTTCGGCCCGCTGGAGGTGCCTGCCGACAAGTATTGGGGCGCGCAGACGCAACGCTCGATCCAGAACTTCCCCATCGGCTGGGAGAAGCAGCCGGTGGCGATCATCCGCGCCCTGGGGGTGATCAAGCAGGCCGCGGCCGAGGTGAACATGGCCAGCGGCAAGCTGGACCCCGAGATCGGCAAGGCCATGGTGCAGGCGGCCTCGGAAGTGGTCGCCGGCAAGTTCGACGACAACTTCCCGCTGGTGGTCTGGCAGACCGGATCGGGCACGCAGTCGAACATGAACGCGAACGAGGTGATCTCGAACCGCGCCATCGAGATCCTGGGCGGCGAGATGGGCTCGAAGAAGCCCGTGCATCCGAACGACCATGTAAACATGGGCCAGTCCTCGAACGACACCTTCCCGACCGCCATGCATGTCGCCATCGCCATGCAGGCGCGCGACGTGCTGCTGCCGGGGCTGGAAAAGCTGCACAAGGCGCTGGTGGCGAAGTCCGGGGAATTCAAGGACATCATCAAGATCGGCCGCACCCATACCCAGGACGCCACGCCGCTGACGCTGGGCCAGGAATTCGGCGGCTATGCGCATCAGGTCGCCAAGGGGATCGAGCGGGTGAAGCTGGCGCTTGGCGACATCTACGAGCTGGCGCAGGGCGGCACCGCCGTCGGCACCGGGCTGAACACCAAGAAGGGCTGGGACACGGCCATCGCCGCCAAGATCGCCGAGATCACCGATCTGCCCTTCGTCACCGCGCCGAACAAGTTCGAGGCGCTGGCGGCGCATGACGCGATGGTGTTCTTCTCGGGCGCGCTGAAGACGGTGGCGGCAAGCCTGTTCAAGATCGCCAACGACATGCGGCTGCTGGGCTCGGGCCCGCGCTCGGGCCTGGGCGAGCTGATCCTGCCGGAAAACGAGCCGGGTTCGTCGATCATGCCGGGCAAGGTGAACCCGACACAGGCCGAGGCGCTGACCATGGTCTGCGCCCATGTCATGGGCAATGACGCCGCCATCGGCTTTGCCGGCTCGCAGGGCCATTTCGAGCTGAACGTCTACAACCCGATGATGTCTTACAACGTGCTGCAATCCATGCAGCTGCTGGGCGATGCGGCGGGGTCCTTCACCGACAACATGGTGGTCGGCACCGAGGCGAACATCCCGCGCATCGAGAAGCTGATGCAGGAATCGCTGATGCTGGTGACGGCGCTGGCGCCGACCATCGGCTATGACAACGCGACCAAGGTGGCCAAGACCGCGCATAAGAACGGCACCACGCTGCGCGAGGAGGCGATCGCGCTGGGCTTCGTCGATGGCGAGACCTTCGACCGCATCGTCCGCCCCGAGCAGATGATCGGTCCCGAGGATTGATGTGACCGGCCCCGGCAAGGTCATCAACCTGAGGGCGGCGCGCAAGAACGCCGCCCGCGACGCCGCCCGCCGGCAGGGCGAGGAGAATGCGGCCAGGTTCGGCCGCAGCAAGGCCCAGAGGCTGGCCGAGGAGGACGCGGTCGCGCGGGCCGCCCGGCATCTGGACCAGCACCGCCGCGAGGATCCCGGGCATGGCGATGATTGAGCTGATGCCCCTGGCGCTGCCGCCGATGTCCGCGCCGGTCAAACGCTCGGTCACCATCGGCGGGCACCGCACCTCGGTCAGCCTCGAGGATGCCTTCTGGCGCGAGCTGCGCGAACTGGCCCGCGCCGCTGGCCGCACCACCGCGACGCTGATCGCCGAGATCGACGCAGCCCGCCCGCCCGAGGTGGGGCTGGCCACGGCGCTGCGGCTCTATGTGCTGGCCGAGATCGTCCGGAATCGGGCGTAATGCTTGCGGCCCGGCCCCCGGCTGACTAAAAGCCGCTGCACATATCCAAATTCTGGGAAATACCATGGCAGGCCATTCCAAATGGGCCAATATCCAGCATCGCAAGGGCAAGCAGGACAAGCTGCGCTCGAAGCTGTTTTCGAAACTGGCCAAAGAAATCACCGTCGCCGCCAAGATGGGCGACCCCGACCCCGACAAGAACCCGCGCCTTCGCCTAGCGGTGAAGGAAGCCAAGTCGAACTCGATGCCGAAGGACGTGATCGACCGCGCCATCAAGAAGTCGCAGGGCGGCGATGCCGAGAATTACGACGAGATCCGCTATGAGGGCTACGGCCCGAACGGCATCGCCATCATCGTCGAGGCGATGACCGACAACCGCAACCGCACCGCGTCCAACGTGCGCAGCTATTTCACCAAATACGGCGGCGACCTGGGGCAGACCGGCTCGGTCAGCTTCATGTTCGACCGCAAGGGCGAGATCCTCTACAAGCCTGATGCCGGCGATGCCGACACGGTGATGCTGGCCGCCATCGAGGCCGGGGCCGAGGATGTCGAGAGCGACGAGGACGGGCACTGGATCTATACCTCGGACACCGACCTGGCCGAAGTCTCGAATGCGCTGGAGGCCAGCCTGGGCGAATCCGAACATGCCAAGCTGATCTGGAAGCCGCAGGCGCCGACCGAGATCGACCTGGAGACGGCGCAGAAGCTGATGAAGCTGCTGGACGCGCTGGAGGAGGACGACGACGTGCAGAACGTCACCGGGAATTTCGACATTCCCGAGGATGTGGCGGCGCAGCTTTGAGCTTCCGCCTCCGGCGGGGGTATTTGGCAAACAGAGAAGTCAGGGTCGCAGTTCTGCTGCGGCCCTTTTTCTTATGGCGGCGGTCAGGGGGGCGAGGGCGGGGGCCATGGCGCGCTGCACGTGCCAATGCAGCGCCACGTCCAGCGGCAGGCCGGGGACCAGCGGGCGCAGCCGGCCCTGGCGCAGCGCCGGGGCGGCCATGCTTTCCGGGATCATGCCCCAGCCGAGGCCGAGCTCCACCGCGCGGGCGAAGGGTTCCGAGGCCGGGATCCGGTGGCCGGGCAGGTGCAGGCGCCGGCCGGTGGCCTGTTCGGCCCAGCGGGATTGCAGCGCGTCCTTGGCGTTGAAGATGATCGCCGGGGCTGCGCGCAGGGCGGGTTCGATCACGCCGTGCGGGAAATGCCGGGCGAGGAAATCCGGTGTCGCCAGCGCCTGGTAGCGCATCGCGCCCAAGGGCAGCGCGTCGCAGCCCGGCACCGGGTCGGGGTCCGAACTGATCGCCGCCGAGACCTGGCCCTGCCGCAGCCAGTCGCGGGCATGGTCCTGGTCGTCCAGCACCAGGTCGTAGAGTACCGGCAGCGCCGCCATCACCGGCGGAAACCAGGTGGCGAGGCTGTCGGCATTCACCGCCAGCCGCAGCACCGCCGGGCCGGCGGATGGCTGCAGCCCGGCCGCGAGCGTGCTTTCCAGAAGCCGCACCTGGTCGAGATGCTGCATCAGCCGCAGCCCTGTCTGGGTGCCGGTGGCGGGCGGGCCGCGATGGATCAGCACCTGGCCCAGCCGCTCCTCGAGCCCCTTGATGCGCTGCGAGACCGCCGAGGGCGTGACGCCGAGCGCCGCGGCCGCCGCTTCGAAGCTGCCGCGACGGATGATCTCGGACAGGGCGCTGAGCGCGGCATAGTCGAGCATGAAGCCAGCCTTAATCTGGGTAATAATTTTGAATTTGCCTGAAGGCGGTCGTGTCGGCAAGACGGGACGAAAGGAGAGCTGCATGCATGCCTATCTTGCCGGTCTGGGCACCGCCCTGTCGCTGATCGTCGCCATCGGGGCGCAGAACGCCTTCGTGCTGAAGCAGGGGCTGATGCGCCGTCATGTGCTGGCGACCTGCGCTTTTTGCGCGCTGTCGGATGCGGTGCTGATCACCGCGGGGGTGCTGGGCGCCGGGGCGTTGGCCGCCCGCGCGCCGTGGTTCCTGGAGGCGATGCGCTGGGGCGGGGCGGCGTTCCTGCTGGCCTATGGCGCGCGGGCCTTTCGCGCCGCATGGCGGGGCGGCGAGAGCCTGCGGGCCGGGCAGGGGGCCGCCGGCCTGGCCGCCACGCTGGGGGTGCTGGCGGCGCTGACCTGGCTCAACCCGCATGTCTG contains these protein-coding regions:
- the tyrS gene encoding tyrosine--tRNA ligase, translated to MTYRAKSDFLNVMIERGYLADCTDMQALDDALIDGPVTAYIGYDATAASLHVGHLLNIMMLRWFQKTGNRPITLMGGGTTKVGDPSFRSEERPLLTPQAIQANIDGMQQVFARYLDYGEGRATMLNNAEWLDGLNYLDFLRDIGRHFSVNRMLSFESVKSRLDREQSLSFLEFNYMILQAYDFLELYRRYGCRLQMGGSDQWGNIVNGIDLTRRVLDAEIWGLTSPLLTTSDGRKMGKSAGGAVWLNGAMLSPYEFWQFWRNTTDADVGRFLKLYTELPVEECDRLGRLSGSEINAAKIILANEVTTLLHGAEAAASAEATAREVFEQGGAGGDLEVVTIGADALASGLTVVQLLAQTGITASGKEAKRLIAEGGLRLNNEAVSDPQLAVDAALIGDGLKVSVGKKKHRMVQVG
- a CDS encoding anhydro-N-acetylmuramic acid kinase — protein: MIRALGMMSGTSLDGVDAAMIETDGRHIAGFGRSAYRAYSGNESGLLHAALGQWPGGPDVAEAAALSVAAHAALAEGFPEAELVGYHGQTLAHDPGGWGTHQAGDGAALARRLDRPVVWDFRSEDVRQGGEGAPLAPFFHWACAEWAMGQGLLPRAPVAFLNLGGVGNLTFVDPAAGVPEAPGACIAFDTGPANAPVNDLMRARRGLARDEGGRLALQGRPDEAVIARFLCHPHFARPVPKSLDRDAFPALAAEVAGLSDADAAATLTHAAAAAVAAGLAALDRAPERVLVCGGGRHNAAMMAALAARLPARVAPVEAAGLDGDMLEAQAFGWLAVRVLRGLPTSGPGTTGAPGPVCGGRISHPARR
- a CDS encoding PRC-barrel domain-containing protein → MKPLVIAAATLALASPVFAQTETTPPAEMPAEQVEDAATAAESAADQAEQAADQAEQAADQAAEETGDAAAQAADDAAQAADAASDAANDATGAAAETGMAPDAPAGDAVPEAAEGAAEDAAGAAEDAADAASDAADAAADAAAEAPVTPPDVNPPAISEAEPGVLSSWLTSRRIWTTNEPSTTEWVDPAVEERPAEWQDIAKVNDVVLDDSGQVVGYVADIGGFLGIGAKKVLLGVDAIHLVTIGNDTFFATNYTKAELEALPDFDEKTVRK
- a CDS encoding SspB family protein → MARGIDYGGMMHRAMQRLIADVLQAVAKEGLPGEHHFFITFDTRDSDVEMADWLRERYPEEMTIVIQHWFENLSVTPDGFHITLNFGNSPEPLYIPFDALRTFVDPSVEFGLRFENHEEDEDEDEEIEAEQEAEPDGPDEDGPKGGAEVVSLDKWRK
- the fumC gene encoding class II fumarate hydratase — its product is MTKTTRTETDSFGPLEVPADKYWGAQTQRSIQNFPIGWEKQPVAIIRALGVIKQAAAEVNMASGKLDPEIGKAMVQAASEVVAGKFDDNFPLVVWQTGSGTQSNMNANEVISNRAIEILGGEMGSKKPVHPNDHVNMGQSSNDTFPTAMHVAIAMQARDVLLPGLEKLHKALVAKSGEFKDIIKIGRTHTQDATPLTLGQEFGGYAHQVAKGIERVKLALGDIYELAQGGTAVGTGLNTKKGWDTAIAAKIAEITDLPFVTAPNKFEALAAHDAMVFFSGALKTVAASLFKIANDMRLLGSGPRSGLGELILPENEPGSSIMPGKVNPTQAEALTMVCAHVMGNDAAIGFAGSQGHFELNVYNPMMSYNVLQSMQLLGDAAGSFTDNMVVGTEANIPRIEKLMQESLMLVTALAPTIGYDNATKVAKTAHKNGTTLREEAIALGFVDGETFDRIVRPEQMIGPED
- a CDS encoding DUF4169 family protein; the encoded protein is MTGPGKVINLRAARKNAARDAARRQGEENAARFGRSKAQRLAEEDAVARAARHLDQHRREDPGHGDD
- a CDS encoding ribbon-helix-helix domain-containing protein, which codes for MAMIELMPLALPPMSAPVKRSVTIGGHRTSVSLEDAFWRELRELARAAGRTTATLIAEIDAARPPEVGLATALRLYVLAEIVRNRA
- a CDS encoding YebC/PmpR family DNA-binding transcriptional regulator — encoded protein: MAGHSKWANIQHRKGKQDKLRSKLFSKLAKEITVAAKMGDPDPDKNPRLRLAVKEAKSNSMPKDVIDRAIKKSQGGDAENYDEIRYEGYGPNGIAIIVEAMTDNRNRTASNVRSYFTKYGGDLGQTGSVSFMFDRKGEILYKPDAGDADTVMLAAIEAGAEDVESDEDGHWIYTSDTDLAEVSNALEASLGESEHAKLIWKPQAPTEIDLETAQKLMKLLDALEEDDDVQNVTGNFDIPEDVAAQL
- a CDS encoding LysR family transcriptional regulator ArgP — translated: MLDYAALSALSEIIRRGSFEAAAAALGVTPSAVSQRIKGLEERLGQVLIHRGPPATGTQTGLRLMQHLDQVRLLESTLAAGLQPSAGPAVLRLAVNADSLATWFPPVMAALPVLYDLVLDDQDHARDWLRQGQVSAAISSDPDPVPGCDALPLGAMRYQALATPDFLARHFPHGVIEPALRAAPAIIFNAKDALQSRWAEQATGRRLHLPGHRIPASEPFARAVELGLGWGMIPESMAAPALRQGRLRPLVPGLPLDVALHWHVQRAMAPALAPLTAAIRKRAAAELRP
- a CDS encoding LysE/ArgO family amino acid transporter — protein: MHAYLAGLGTALSLIVAIGAQNAFVLKQGLMRRHVLATCAFCALSDAVLITAGVLGAGALAARAPWFLEAMRWGGAAFLLAYGARAFRAAWRGGESLRAGQGAAGLAATLGVLAALTWLNPHVWLDTVVLIGSISAGWEDKSGFVAGAVSASVIFFFSLGYGACWLSPLFARPLAWRVLDGLVGLVMWSIALGLVLNG